In Candidatus Sodalis pierantonius str. SOPE, one DNA window encodes the following:
- a CDS encoding AAA family ATPase has product MVLDLISATHDFGDIGVIYGPAGMGKSMVLKEYVRANSANKGVILIEADPGYTAKVLLQALCARLGLRKTGNIHELVEECVQGLRDKHWLVLVDEAELLPYRALEVLRRIHDRSGVAIVLAGMPRLLLNLKGSRGEYAQLYSRVGMALDLESRKKESEAKDFSAILGSLLSNGEDSREPLAPEIAAAFRKHSRGNYRRLFKLARGVARTSAIGNQGISVTLIDRYAEMLIH; this is encoded by the coding sequence GTGGTGCTGGACCTGATTAGTGCCACGCACGACTTCGGCGATATCGGCGTGATATACGGCCCGGCAGGCATGGGAAAAAGCATGGTGCTGAAGGAGTATGTGCGCGCCAACAGCGCCAATAAAGGCGTCATCTTGATTGAAGCCGACCCCGGCTATACCGCCAAGGTGTTATTGCAGGCGCTGTGCGCCCGGCTGGGTCTGCGAAAAACTGGCAATATTCATGAGCTGGTCGAGGAGTGCGTACAGGGGCTGCGCGACAAGCACTGGCTGGTACTGGTTGATGAGGCTGAGCTGCTGCCCTACCGGGCGCTTGAGGTCCTGCGGCGTATTCACGACCGTTCCGGGGTGGCCATTGTATTGGCGGGGATGCCGCGTTTGCTGCTTAACCTGAAAGGCTCTCGCGGGGAATACGCCCAGCTCTATAGCCGGGTGGGTATGGCGTTAGACCTGGAATCTCGTAAGAAAGAAAGTGAAGCTAAGGATTTCAGCGCCATTCTGGGCAGCCTGTTATCGAACGGTGAGGACTCGAGGGAGCCGCTTGCGCCGGAGATTGCCGCCGCCTTTCGCAAACATTCACGGGGCAATTATCGCCGCTTGTTTAAACTGGCGCGCGGAGTGGCCCGGACAAGCGCTATTGGCAATCAGGGGATTTCTGTGACGTTAATCGACCGTTATGCAGAAATGCTAATTCATTGA
- the ttcA gene encoding tRNA 2-thiocytidine(32) synthetase TtcA, producing MQKQQYNINKLQKRLRRHVGQAIADYAMIEEGDRVMVCLSGGKDSYTLLEILSNLQQSAPVNFSLVAVNLDQKQPGFPAHVLPEYLASQGVEYHIVTEDTYRIVKDKIPEGKTTCSLCSRLRRGILYRTATELGATRIALGHHRDDILQTLFLNMFYGSKLKGMPPKLMSDDGKHIVIRPLAYCREKDIARFAQARQFPIIPCNLCGSQPNLQRQVIGDMLRDWDKRYPGRSETLFRAMQNVVPSHLSDTQLFDFKGLTQGSPVVGGGDIAFDRETFPLQPAGWQDLLEDDTPSVPDGRLDIVELR from the coding sequence ATGCAAAAGCAGCAATACAACATTAATAAACTTCAAAAACGCCTGCGGCGCCACGTAGGCCAGGCGATTGCCGATTACGCCATGATTGAGGAAGGGGATCGCGTCATGGTCTGCCTGTCCGGGGGCAAGGACAGCTACACCCTGCTCGAAATCCTGAGCAATTTGCAGCAAAGCGCGCCGGTCAATTTTTCCCTGGTTGCCGTCAATCTGGACCAGAAACAACCCGGCTTCCCGGCGCATGTGCTGCCCGAGTATCTCGCGTCACAGGGCGTCGAATATCATATCGTCACCGAAGATACCTACCGTATCGTCAAGGACAAAATTCCCGAGGGTAAAACCACGTGCTCGCTCTGCTCACGCCTGCGCCGGGGCATTCTTTACCGCACCGCCACGGAATTGGGTGCGACGCGCATCGCGCTCGGCCACCATCGCGACGATATTCTGCAAACCCTGTTTCTGAATATGTTTTACGGCAGCAAACTCAAAGGGATGCCGCCCAAGCTTATGAGCGACGACGGCAAGCATATCGTCATCCGACCCCTGGCCTACTGCCGCGAAAAGGACATTGCCCGCTTCGCGCAGGCGCGCCAATTTCCGATTATTCCCTGCAACCTGTGCGGTTCGCAGCCCAATCTCCAGCGCCAGGTCATCGGCGATATGTTGCGTGACTGGGACAAACGCTACCCGGGGCGGAGCGAGACGCTGTTCCGCGCCATGCAAAACGTGGTGCCGTCACATCTTAGCGACACGCAATTATTCGATTTCAAGGGCCTGACGCAGGGCAGCCCCGTGGTGGGCGGCGGCGATATCGCCTTCGATCGCGAAACGTTTCCCCTACAGCCCGCGGGCTGGCAAGACCTACTGGAGGACGACACACCGTCGGTTCCTGACGGCCGACTGGACATCGTGGAGCTGCGCTAA
- a CDS encoding Ail/Lom family outer membrane beta-barrel protein → MDKMRVLKSLLILSVVSSPVAYAAKGDQTLSIGYAQMNSDPTKAAYSANKAEYESRLKATNNVFSQHADSDKQPQGMFIRYRYELNDTWGVMGAITYAVGDMDNHFLSGEKAKNKKDANKIERRFSNRVKTDYVSLLAGPTVRANEWVSAFGLLGVALHSVENSMYETDKSSVPPKQVSRNKKTSNTSLAYALGLQFNVYEGLVIDAAWAGSGSGDWKSSGFNLGVGYKF, encoded by the coding sequence ATGGATAAAATGCGCGTTTTAAAATCATTATTAATCTTATCAGTTGTTTCTTCTCCCGTTGCGTATGCCGCCAAGGGTGACCAGACCCTTTCCATCGGCTACGCCCAGATGAACTCTGACCCGACCAAAGCGGCCTACTCCGCCAATAAGGCTGAATACGAGTCGCGTTTAAAAGCAACCAACAATGTCTTCTCCCAACATGCCGACAGCGACAAGCAGCCTCAGGGCATGTTTATTCGTTATCGTTACGAGCTGAACGATACCTGGGGGGTGATGGGAGCTATAACCTATGCCGTCGGTGATATGGACAATCATTTTTTATCGGGTGAAAAAGCTAAAAATAAAAAGGACGCGAATAAAATAGAAAGACGATTTAGCAACAGGGTCAAAACGGATTATGTCTCTCTGCTGGCCGGTCCTACTGTTAGGGCCAACGAATGGGTCAGTGCTTTTGGTTTGCTGGGTGTCGCCCTGCACTCCGTTGAAAACTCCATGTACGAAACCGATAAATCAAGCGTTCCGCCAAAGCAGGTTTCCCGAAACAAAAAAACCAGCAACACCTCGCTGGCTTACGCATTGGGATTACAGTTTAATGTCTACGAGGGGCTGGTTATTGATGCAGCCTGGGCAGGCTCGGGTAGCGGCGACTGGAAATCCAGCGGCTTTAATCTCGGTGTCGGCTATAAATTCTAA
- a CDS encoding phage antirepressor KilAC domain-containing protein: MQNLTIAQTLPMSSREIAELTGKRHDHVLRDCRKMLEALNIQSPQIWGDYQDSSGRIYQEALLDQDLTMTLVMGYSIEIRHKVAKRWRELEKQLAIPADPIQMLNDPAAMRGILLTYTEKVIALENKVEEIAPDVKALHRIAKSDGGMCITNAAKELQVRPKDLFAFLRERGWIYRRVGAKNWMAYQSKIQSGHLEHKISIVPCDDGTDKIREQVLVTPKGLAKLSQTFCLEPA, encoded by the coding sequence ATGCAAAATTTAACCATTGCACAAACATTACCCATGTCCAGCCGTGAGATTGCGGAGCTGACCGGTAAGCGTCACGACCATGTTTTAAGGGACTGTCGAAAGATGCTTGAAGCGCTCAATATTCAATCTCCCCAAATCTGGGGAGATTACCAAGACTCATCAGGACGCATTTACCAAGAGGCTTTACTTGACCAGGACCTAACGATGACACTCGTCATGGGGTACAGCATTGAGATTCGCCATAAAGTTGCCAAGCGCTGGCGTGAACTGGAAAAACAGTTAGCCATCCCCGCCGACCCAATTCAGATGCTCAACGACCCGGCAGCCATGCGCGGCATCCTGCTTACCTACACCGAAAAGGTTATCGCCCTCGAAAACAAAGTTGAGGAGATAGCACCGGACGTGAAAGCCCTGCACCGCATCGCCAAATCTGACGGTGGCATGTGCATCACCAACGCCGCCAAGGAGTTGCAGGTACGCCCCAAAGACCTGTTCGCCTTCCTCCGTGAGCGTGGCTGGATTTATCGCCGTGTGGGTGCCAAGAACTGGATGGCCTACCAGAGCAAAATCCAGTCCGGCCACCTTGAGCATAAAATCTCGATTGTTCCCTGCGACGATGGCACCGACAAAATCCGCGAACAGGTGCTGGTGACGCCAAAGGGTCTGGCGAAACTCTCTCAAACCTTCTGCCTCGAACCGGCATAA
- the zntB gene encoding zinc transporter ZntB, whose translation MDLSAGNTLNFSEIVYAGQLDGQGGVIPIEDHAIAECGGTCWLHLDVEHQGSAEWLSRSPLIPDPVREALAGSSTRPRVTRLGEGALVVLRSINFANESHADELIVLRIYITGRLIVTTRRQPIQAVEEIFDDLQKKQGPEDSGSWLMAMSDVLTDHTSEFIEDLHDKIIALENDLLDQQIPPRGQLSHLRKQLIVLRRYMTPPRDVFSRLASEHLPWMTDDDRRHMQDIADRLGRGLDDIDGAIARTAVVADEINSLMAEAINRCSYTMSLMAMIFLPTTFLTGLFGVNLGGIPGNSERYGFALFCLVLVIVIAGVAWWLKQRRWL comes from the coding sequence TTGGATCTGTCAGCGGGGAACACGCTTAATTTTTCTGAAATCGTTTACGCCGGGCAGCTTGACGGTCAGGGTGGGGTGATCCCGATTGAGGATCACGCGATCGCGGAGTGCGGTGGGACCTGCTGGCTCCATTTGGACGTGGAGCACCAGGGCAGCGCCGAGTGGCTCAGCCGTTCGCCCCTGATCCCCGATCCCGTGCGCGAAGCCCTGGCCGGCAGCAGCACCCGTCCGCGCGTTACCCGCCTGGGTGAAGGCGCGCTGGTGGTGCTGCGCAGCATCAATTTCGCCAACGAGTCCCACGCCGACGAGCTGATTGTGCTGCGCATCTACATCACCGGCCGGTTGATAGTCACCACGCGCCGCCAGCCGATTCAGGCGGTGGAGGAGATATTCGACGATTTGCAGAAAAAGCAGGGGCCGGAGGATAGCGGCAGCTGGCTGATGGCGATGAGCGACGTGCTTACCGACCATACCAGCGAATTCATCGAAGATCTGCATGACAAGATTATCGCCCTGGAGAACGATCTGCTGGATCAACAGATTCCGCCCCGTGGCCAGCTATCCCATTTACGTAAGCAGCTTATTGTCCTACGGCGTTATATGACGCCGCCGCGCGACGTGTTTTCGCGTTTGGCCAGCGAGCATCTCCCCTGGATGACGGACGATGATCGCCGGCACATGCAGGACATTGCCGATCGTTTGGGCCGCGGGTTGGACGACATCGACGGCGCCATCGCCCGCACGGCGGTGGTCGCCGATGAGATCAATTCGCTGATGGCGGAAGCCATTAATCGATGCAGCTATACCATGTCGCTTATGGCAATGATATTTTTACCGACCACGTTTCTGACCGGCCTGTTCGGCGTGAATTTAGGCGGCATTCCGGGCAATAGCGAACGCTACGGCTTTGCGCTGTTTTGCCTGGTGTTAGTGATAGTGATCGCCGGCGTTGCGTGGTGGTTAAAACAGCGTAGATGGTTGTAA
- a CDS encoding IS5-like element ISSoEn1 family transposase, protein MAKQKFKITNWPAYNNALRQRGDLTVWLDESAIAAWTESTPPEHRGRPLHYTDMAITTVLMIKRVFNLSLRALQGFVDSIFKLMGLSLRCPDYSLVSRRAKTVDISIKTPTRGEISHLVIDGTGLKIFGEGEWKVRQHGAERRRVWRKLHLAVDSATHEIICADLSLSGTTDAQALPGLINQTHRKIREASADSAYDTRYCHDALLRKKIKPLIPPRSGAQYWPARYHERNHAVANQHLSGNNDTWKKKVGYHRRSLAETAMFRFKILLGGHLSLHDYDAQVGEAMAMVKALNRITLLGMPNSVRIM, encoded by the coding sequence ATGGCAAAGCAAAAGTTTAAAATCACCAACTGGCCCGCATATAACAATGCGCTCAGGCAGCGGGGGGACCTGACAGTATGGCTTGATGAGTCAGCCATTGCTGCATGGACTGAGAGTACACCACCTGAACATCGTGGCCGGCCGCTTCACTACACCGATATGGCCATTACCACGGTTCTGATGATAAAGCGCGTGTTTAACCTTTCGCTCCGGGCGTTACAGGGTTTCGTTGACTCGATTTTTAAACTGATGGGGCTGTCGCTGCGCTGCCCAGATTACTCTCTGGTCAGCCGGCGAGCAAAAACCGTCGACATCAGCATAAAAACGCCAACCCGCGGCGAAATCTCACACCTGGTCATCGATGGCACCGGCCTGAAAATCTTCGGCGAAGGCGAATGGAAAGTCAGGCAGCATGGGGCTGAGAGGCGCAGAGTATGGCGCAAGCTTCATCTGGCAGTAGATAGCGCGACACATGAAATTATCTGTGCCGATTTATCGCTAAGCGGTACGACAGATGCGCAGGCGCTGCCCGGGCTGATTAACCAAACCCACCGGAAAATCAGGGAAGCGTCGGCTGACAGTGCTTACGATACGCGTTACTGTCATGATGCTCTGCTGAGGAAAAAAATAAAGCCGCTTATCCCACCGCGAAGTGGTGCGCAATATTGGCCAGCTCGATACCATGAGCGTAACCATGCGGTGGCAAATCAGCATCTGAGCGGCAATAACGATACCTGGAAAAAGAAAGTAGGTTATCACCGGCGTTCACTGGCTGAAACGGCCATGTTCCGGTTTAAAATACTTCTGGGTGGTCATCTGAGTCTGCATGACTATGACGCGCAGGTAGGTGAGGCTATGGCAATGGTCAAAGCGCTTAACCGGATCACGTTGTTAGGAATGCCAAACAGCGTCCGCATCATGTAA
- a CDS encoding Mu transposase C-terminal domain-containing protein — MIAQAPAQPVDESVKRGCAIKSRDELAIMRQCPALLERKVQALNDHQKQIADARMMLAQEVIRLQQAGMTRIAAVTFIVEESKVGTLPEALQRAATLANAKKGRTRQGVGKSSLQEWVSLYLSAERPQERLAILAPGQPKKQRPEDMTWFYTLFWPHYARPCGPTVLEAYRAFQADWQGKYHDQPAMLAALPTYDKVNRMVKRVAPHRRVKGRVTGSALKAYQVYQQRDWAQMPVNGCWIADGKSLNMKVAHPIHGRPFTPELTLVLDGRTRYLVGWSLSLAENAIAVADAWRYAIQHHGKPLFSYSDNGGGETNKMLDADITGIFPRLGIEHITGIPGNPQARGIIERLNGVLPRRLALRFQTYNGLSADPNGTRVQGQKLLSLSNALRQGKELNPVQQKTLAILPSWRQLIDAIEEEVQRYNHSHEHSALPKVNGKSMTPAAYRKALLTEEGDNIEYLTPGELREMFMPEEKRVAQRGWVELLNNQYFARELIEVDRQTVRVAYDIHNPNEVIIRQMDGAYLCTALWNGNTASPVPVSRVEKALEARAKRLIKLAENKIQDAKDELRPVIDAPRENDYSLLVALLNKSEICDDFLPIRAIVT, encoded by the coding sequence TTGATTGCGCAAGCCCCGGCCCAGCCGGTTGATGAGTCGGTCAAGCGTGGCTGCGCCATCAAGTCACGCGATGAGCTGGCGATCATGCGCCAATGTCCTGCCCTGCTCGAGCGCAAAGTGCAGGCCCTCAACGATCACCAAAAGCAGATTGCCGATGCGCGCATGATGCTGGCACAGGAAGTGATCCGGTTACAGCAGGCCGGCATGACCCGCATTGCGGCGGTGACCTTTATCGTCGAGGAGTCAAAGGTCGGTACATTGCCCGAGGCCCTGCAGCGCGCCGCCACGCTGGCCAACGCCAAAAAGGGCCGCACCCGGCAAGGGGTGGGCAAAAGCAGCCTGCAGGAATGGGTGAGTCTCTATCTCAGCGCAGAGCGACCCCAGGAGCGTCTGGCGATACTGGCTCCGGGTCAGCCGAAGAAGCAGCGTCCCGAGGACATGACGTGGTTCTATACGCTCTTCTGGCCGCATTATGCCCGGCCCTGTGGCCCGACGGTGCTGGAAGCCTACCGCGCGTTTCAGGCCGACTGGCAGGGCAAATACCATGATCAGCCTGCCATGCTGGCGGCCCTGCCGACCTACGACAAGGTCAATCGCATGGTCAAGCGGGTGGCACCTCACCGACGGGTCAAGGGACGGGTCACCGGTTCGGCGCTTAAGGCGTATCAGGTTTACCAGCAGCGGGATTGGGCACAGATGCCGGTGAACGGCTGCTGGATAGCTGACGGCAAATCGCTGAACATGAAAGTGGCGCATCCGATACACGGGCGGCCCTTTACCCCGGAGCTGACCCTGGTGCTCGACGGGCGCACCCGCTATCTGGTGGGCTGGAGCCTGTCTCTGGCGGAAAACGCCATCGCGGTGGCCGATGCGTGGCGTTATGCTATCCAGCACCACGGCAAACCGCTGTTTTCCTACTCCGATAACGGTGGTGGTGAGACCAACAAGATGCTGGATGCGGATATCACCGGGATTTTCCCCCGGCTGGGCATTGAGCATATTACCGGTATCCCCGGTAACCCGCAGGCGCGGGGCATTATCGAGCGACTTAACGGCGTTCTCCCACGCCGGCTGGCCCTGCGCTTTCAGACCTATAACGGGTTAAGCGCTGACCCCAACGGGACGCGGGTGCAGGGGCAAAAGCTGCTGAGTCTGTCGAATGCCCTGCGTCAGGGGAAAGAGCTGAACCCTGTCCAGCAGAAAACGCTGGCGATATTGCCCAGCTGGCGGCAATTGATAGACGCCATCGAGGAGGAGGTGCAGCGCTATAACCACAGCCACGAGCACAGCGCGCTGCCCAAGGTCAACGGCAAGTCGATGACGCCGGCTGCTTACCGCAAGGCCCTGCTGACCGAGGAAGGAGACAACATTGAATACCTGACACCGGGCGAGTTGCGCGAGATGTTTATGCCGGAAGAGAAACGCGTGGCCCAGCGCGGCTGGGTTGAACTGCTGAATAACCAGTATTTTGCCCGGGAGCTGATTGAGGTAGACCGCCAGACGGTGCGGGTGGCCTACGATATCCATAATCCGAACGAGGTGATTATTCGCCAGATGGACGGTGCTTATCTCTGCACCGCGCTCTGGAATGGCAATACCGCTTCGCCGGTGCCGGTCTCCAGAGTGGAAAAAGCCCTGGAAGCGCGCGCTAAACGTCTCATTAAACTGGCTGAAAATAAAATTCAGGATGCGAAAGACGAATTACGCCCGGTGATTGACGCGCCCAGGGAGAACGATTACAGCCTGCTGGTCGCTTTGTTGAATAAATCCGAAATTTGTGACGACTTCCTCCCTATCAGGGCGATTGTTACATGA
- a CDS encoding helix-turn-helix domain-containing protein, with translation MTEQFNERLKEALFARGFNAAELARIIGVSNGYMSNLLSGYIARPHKHLISIAEALRVRPEWLLNGYGDPNLDDNKHLVEVPLYKFVHNDRFVE, from the coding sequence ATGACGGAACAATTTAATGAACGCTTAAAAGAAGCCCTTTTTGCCCGCGGATTTAACGCCGCCGAACTGGCACGAATAATCGGCGTATCTAATGGTTATATGTCTAATTTATTATCCGGCTATATTGCTCGCCCACACAAGCATCTTATTAGCATTGCGGAAGCGCTTCGGGTGCGGCCGGAGTGGCTGCTTAACGGCTACGGCGACCCCAATCTGGATGATAATAAGCATTTGGTTGAAGTGCCGTTGTATAAATTTGTACACAATGATCGCTTTGTTGAATAA
- a CDS encoding IS5-like element ISSoEn1 family transposase, which produces MAKQKFKITNWPAYNNALRQRGDLTVWLDESAIAAWTESTPPEHRGRPLHYTDMAITTVLMIKRVFNLSLRALQGFVDAIFKLMGLSLRCPDYSLVSRRAKTVDISIKTPTRGEISHLVIDGTGLKVFGEGEWKVRQHGAERRRVWRKLHLAVDSATHEIICADLSLSGTTDAQALPGLINQTHRKIREASADSAYDTRYCHDALLRKKIKPLIPPRSGAQYWPARYHERNHAVANQHLSGNNDTWKKKVGYHRRSLAETAMFRFKTLLGGHLSLHDYDAQVGEAMAMVKALNRITLLGMPNSVRIM; this is translated from the coding sequence ATGGCAAAGCAAAAGTTTAAAATCACCAATTGGCCCGCATACAACAATGCGCTCAGGCAGCGGGGGGACCTGACAGTATGGCTTGATGAGTCTGCCATTGCTGCATGGACTGAGAGTACACCACCTGAACATCGTGGCCGGCCGCTTCACTACACCGATATGGCCATTACCACGGTTCTGATGATAAAGCGCGTGTTTAACCTTTCGCTCCGGGCGTTACAGGGTTTCGTTGACGCGATTTTTAAACTGATGGGGCTGTCGCTGCGCTGCCCAGATTACTCTCTGGTCAGCCGACGAGCAAAAACCGTCGACATCAGCATAAAAACGCCAACCCGCGGCGAAATCTCACACCTGGTCATCGATGGCACCGGCCTGAAAGTCTTCGGCGAAGGCGAATGGAAAGTCAGGCAGCATGGGGCTGAGAGGCGCAGAGTATGGCGCAAGCTTCATCTGGCAGTAGATAGCGCGACACATGAAATTATCTGTGCCGATTTATCGCTAAGTGGTACGACAGATGCGCAGGCGCTGCCCGGGCTGATTAACCAAACCCACCGGAAAATCAGGGAAGCGTCGGCTGACAGTGCTTACGATACGCGTTACTGTCATGATGCTCTGCTGAGGAAAAAAATAAAGCCGCTTATCCCACCGCGAAGTGGTGCGCAATATTGGCCAGCTCGATACCATGAGCGTAACCATGCGGTGGCAAATCAGCATCTGAGCGGCAATAACGATACCTGGAAAAAGAAAGTAGGTTATCACCGGCGTTCACTGGCTGAAACGGCCATGTTCCGGTTTAAAACACTTTTGGGTGGTCATCTGAGTCTGCATGACTATGACGCGCAGGTAGGTGAGGCTATGGCAATGGTCAAAGCGCTTAACCGGATCACGTTGTTAGGAATGCCAAACAGCGTCCGCATCATGTAA
- a CDS encoding DUF7666 domain-containing protein, giving the protein MTKITAYKGFNADLTCRDYQFEIGKTYHHDGAVKVCDSGFHACEYPLDVFSYYEPANHRFAEVEVSGDIVHEEEGNKLASSIITIKEELSLHKMVGRAVECIASKINKSTEQTIIEGYQSAATNTGDRSAADVSGFGSVAASLGAQGKAKASEGSAIVLCCRNSEGDIIQIRASKVGDNGVKSDTWYVLNANGAFEEADD; this is encoded by the coding sequence ATGACCAAAATCACCGCCTACAAAGGCTTTAACGCCGACCTGACTTGCCGTGATTATCAGTTCGAGATCGGGAAAACCTACCATCACGACGGCGCGGTAAAAGTTTGCGACTCCGGTTTTCACGCCTGCGAATATCCGCTCGATGTCTTCAGCTACTACGAGCCAGCCAATCACCGTTTTGCCGAGGTTGAGGTATCCGGCGATATCGTCCATGAAGAAGAGGGCAACAAACTGGCCAGTAGCATAATCACCATCAAAGAGGAGCTGTCCCTCCACAAAATGGTTGGCCGCGCCGTCGAGTGCATAGCGAGTAAAATTAATAAGTCCACAGAACAGACGATCATTGAAGGCTACCAGTCAGCCGCCACCAACACCGGCGACCGGTCAGCCGCAGACGTTAGCGGCTTCGGATCGGTTGCCGCGTCTCTCGGCGCGCAGGGTAAGGCCAAAGCCTCTGAGGGCAGCGCAATCGTACTGTGCTGCCGCAATAGTGAGGGCGACATTATCCAAATCCGCGCAAGCAAGGTGGGTGATAACGGCGTGAAATCGGATACCTGGTATGTGCTTAATGCAAACGGCGCGTTTGAAGAGGCCGATGATTGA
- a CDS encoding IS256-like element ISSoEn2 family transposase: protein MDEKQLQALANELAKNLKTPEDLSHFDRLLKKISVEAALNAEMTHHLGYDKNQPKPGINARNGYSTKTVTTGDGPLALRTPRDRDGSFEPQLVKKNQTRITGMDNQILSLYAKGMTTREIAAAFKELYDADVSPALVSKVTDAVMEQVVEWQNRPLDAVYPIVYLDCIVLKVRQDSRIINKSVFLALGINIEGQKELLGMWLAENEGAKFWLNVLTELKNRGLNDILIACVDGLKGFPDAINAVYPEARLQLCIVHMVRNSLRFVSWKDYKAVTRDLKAIYQAPTEEAGLQALEAFSSAWDIRYPQISRSWQANWANLATFFAYPTDIRKVIYTTNAIESLNSVIRHAIKKRKVLPTDDAVKKVVWLAIQAASQKWTMPLRDWRMAMSRFIIEFGDRLDGHF from the coding sequence ATGGACGAAAAACAGTTGCAGGCTCTGGCTAACGAACTGGCCAAAAATCTCAAAACCCCTGAAGATCTCAGTCACTTCGATCGGCTGCTGAAAAAAATCAGCGTCGAAGCAGCTCTCAATGCCGAAATGACCCATCACCTCGGCTACGATAAAAATCAGCCTAAACCGGGGATCAACGCCCGCAACGGCTATTCCACAAAAACCGTTACCACTGGCGATGGCCCGCTGGCGCTGCGTACTCCGCGCGATCGTGACGGTTCCTTTGAACCGCAACTGGTGAAGAAGAACCAGACCCGGATTACCGGGATGGATAACCAGATTTTATCGTTGTACGCCAAAGGGATGACCACCCGCGAGATCGCCGCCGCGTTCAAAGAGCTGTATGACGCCGATGTCTCGCCGGCGCTGGTCTCAAAGGTTACCGATGCGGTCATGGAGCAGGTTGTCGAATGGCAAAACCGGCCTCTGGATGCAGTCTATCCCATTGTTTATCTTGACTGTATCGTTCTAAAAGTCCGGCAGGACAGCCGCATCATCAACAAATCTGTGTTCCTGGCGCTGGGCATCAACATCGAAGGCCAGAAAGAGTTGCTAGGTATGTGGCTGGCCGAAAATGAAGGCGCAAAGTTCTGGCTGAACGTGCTGACAGAGCTGAAAAACCGCGGCCTGAACGATATCCTTATCGCCTGCGTAGACGGGCTGAAAGGTTTCCCTGACGCTATTAACGCGGTGTATCCGGAGGCGCGGCTCCAGCTGTGTATCGTACATATGGTGCGCAACAGCCTGCGGTTCGTCTCCTGGAAGGACTACAAGGCCGTCACCCGCGACCTGAAAGCTATCTATCAGGCCCCTACGGAAGAAGCCGGCTTGCAGGCGCTGGAAGCGTTCTCCAGTGCCTGGGACATCCGCTACCCGCAAATAAGTCGAAGCTGGCAGGCAAACTGGGCCAATCTGGCCACGTTCTTTGCCTACCCAACGGACATCCGCAAGGTGATCTACACGACCAACGCCATCGAGTCGTTAAACAGCGTGATCCGGCATGCCATCAAAAAGCGCAAGGTGCTCCCGACCGACGACGCAGTGAAAAAGGTGGTGTGGCTGGCGATACAGGCGGCCTCACAGAAATGGACAATGCCTTTGAGGGACTGGCGCATGGCAATGAGCCGCTTTATTATCGAGTTCGGTGACCGCCTGGACGGTCACTTCTGA
- a CDS encoding helix-turn-helix domain-containing protein, translating to MTSQNEVVNTDWHREIIKAELHKRGITFRALDVKAGVKQDVVKSVLTRPCRKYELLVANALGVSPETIWPSRYEARNNSYIRKVS from the coding sequence ATGACGAGTCAAAATGAAGTTGTTAATACTGATTGGCACAGAGAGATCATAAAAGCTGAACTTCACAAACGTGGGATAACTTTTCGAGCCTTGGACGTTAAAGCCGGGGTCAAGCAAGACGTTGTTAAAAGTGTTTTAACAAGACCTTGCCGTAAATATGAACTATTGGTTGCTAACGCTCTTGGTGTCTCTCCAGAAACTATCTGGCCAAGCAGGTACGAAGCTAGAAATAACAGCTACATTCGCAAGGTTTCTTGA